Proteins found in one Flavobacteriales bacterium genomic segment:
- a CDS encoding PKD domain-containing protein, which yields MRHLYLILCFALAFVPREVSAQLSVESTQTVEWYVQNVLLGSGVTATNITFNGQPADEINLQCGYFQSNGSYMEVESGLVLSTGHVYGVDFGGDSVIVGEQTTINVDNGQGDDPDLEALANDDINDQAILEFDFVPTGDTLRFNYVFGSEEYPEYVNSFNDAFGFFLAGPGISGTYSSPAGFPNGSINIALIPGTNIPVTIDNVNNGNASCFGGGPTGPCTNCEFYIDNCDIEADALDGTTTVLEAFALVQCGETYHIKLAIGDALDSAFDSAVFLEEGSFASDLVVSADLFSSIGPYSDGFLYENCGFGTIVFSRQGGIEAESLVELEITGVAENGVDYTTVPTEFIFPEGDSLYYMDVFAILDGLVEGLELVEITISNTSASACASGAITSEFSFYVADDPEPLEISTVDHAIDCGDQIEITVDVSGGYGQYVFDWSNGITEQSQVISPGVTTDYIITVTDTCNAGSQIDTVSVDVPVYPPVSVEIEDSLELTCLEWVDIYPLSVSGGNGTYTYQWIQDGEVIGESDLLNYQGTSTNTLILQVMDGCFTPATDEMQVLVPIIPIYIDISEDTVICLGTSAQLTALASGGEPPFEYAWSHQGETQEDILVTPRESTIYSVEVTDLCQNTESAEVIVGVSETIAKFAMDETGYYGVILENFSDGVNTDTLYFEWDFGDGTVSTEASPTHIYYDLSDQTIILTATNEYGCTDTATIDISAPPTMYIPTGFSPNNDGINDLFKVYGDGVEDFLMVIYDRWGQEVFRSEDIDETWNGRGRQNSGYYGENDSFVYHIRARLEDGQRIDKRGVITLLR from the coding sequence GTGAGACATTTATACCTCATACTCTGTTTTGCTCTTGCCTTTGTGCCCAGAGAGGTGTCAGCACAGCTGAGCGTAGAAAGCACACAGACTGTGGAGTGGTATGTCCAGAATGTACTGCTAGGCTCGGGGGTAACGGCTACCAATATCACCTTCAACGGTCAGCCCGCAGATGAGATCAATCTGCAGTGTGGATATTTCCAAAGCAATGGGAGCTACATGGAGGTGGAGAGTGGATTGGTCCTCTCTACAGGTCATGTATATGGGGTTGATTTCGGTGGAGACTCAGTGATAGTAGGTGAACAGACCACCATCAATGTGGACAATGGTCAAGGAGATGACCCGGACCTCGAAGCCCTGGCCAACGATGATATCAATGACCAAGCGATCCTTGAATTCGATTTCGTACCTACCGGTGATACATTGAGATTCAACTATGTTTTTGGTTCGGAGGAATATCCTGAGTATGTCAATTCCTTCAATGACGCCTTTGGGTTCTTCTTGGCAGGACCCGGCATAAGTGGTACCTATAGCAGCCCGGCCGGATTCCCGAACGGCTCCATCAATATCGCTCTTATACCGGGTACGAATATTCCTGTGACCATCGACAACGTGAACAACGGGAACGCGAGTTGTTTTGGTGGTGGCCCTACCGGTCCATGCACCAACTGTGAGTTCTACATAGATAATTGCGATATCGAAGCAGACGCTTTGGACGGGACTACTACTGTACTGGAAGCCTTTGCTCTGGTGCAGTGTGGAGAGACCTATCACATAAAACTGGCCATAGGAGATGCTTTGGATTCAGCATTTGATTCTGCGGTATTCCTAGAAGAAGGCAGTTTCGCATCCGATCTGGTCGTTTCGGCCGATCTTTTCTCTTCTATCGGCCCCTATTCCGATGGCTTCTTATACGAGAACTGTGGTTTTGGGACCATTGTGTTCTCACGCCAAGGAGGAATAGAGGCAGAGTCCCTAGTGGAATTGGAGATCACCGGTGTGGCCGAGAATGGAGTGGATTATACCACCGTGCCTACGGAATTCATCTTCCCGGAAGGAGACAGTCTATATTACATGGATGTCTTCGCCATTTTGGATGGTCTGGTAGAAGGACTTGAGCTGGTAGAGATCACCATCTCCAATACCAGTGCCTCAGCCTGTGCTTCAGGAGCCATCACCTCCGAGTTCTCATTCTATGTGGCGGATGATCCCGAGCCGCTGGAGATCAGCACGGTCGATCATGCCATCGATTGCGGAGATCAGATCGAGATCACCGTAGATGTATCAGGCGGCTATGGGCAATATGTGTTCGATTGGAGCAACGGTATAACGGAACAGAGCCAGGTCATCTCTCCCGGTGTGACCACCGATTATATCATCACCGTGACCGATACCTGCAACGCAGGTTCGCAGATCGACACGGTGTCGGTCGATGTGCCGGTCTATCCTCCCGTTTCCGTAGAGATCGAGGATTCATTGGAACTGACCTGCTTGGAGTGGGTGGACATCTACCCGCTCAGTGTCAGTGGAGGGAACGGTACCTATACCTATCAGTGGATCCAAGACGGTGAGGTCATCGGGGAATCAGACCTCCTGAACTATCAAGGGACATCTACCAATACGCTCATCCTGCAAGTAATGGATGGCTGCTTCACTCCAGCTACGGATGAGATGCAGGTATTGGTCCCCATCATCCCCATCTACATCGATATCTCTGAAGACACGGTCATCTGTCTAGGTACCAGCGCCCAGTTGACCGCACTCGCATCGGGCGGAGAACCGCCCTTTGAATACGCATGGTCCCATCAAGGAGAGACCCAAGAAGACATCCTTGTCACTCCACGGGAATCAACTATCTACTCTGTAGAAGTCACGGATCTTTGCCAGAATACCGAAAGCGCAGAAGTAATCGTAGGGGTATCTGAGACCATTGCCAAATTCGCAATGGACGAGACGGGATACTATGGCGTGATCCTGGAGAATTTCTCAGATGGTGTGAACACAGATACACTCTACTTCGAATGGGATTTTGGTGATGGAACTGTCTCTACAGAAGCCTCTCCTACACATATCTATTACGACCTGAGCGACCAGACCATCATCCTGACGGCTACCAATGAGTATGGATGTACCGATACAGCCACCATCGATATCTCTGCTCCACCTACCATGTACATTCCCACTGGCTTCTCGCCCAATAATGACGGGATCAATGACCTCTTCAAGGTATACGGTGACGGGGTCGAGGATTTTCTGATGGTCATCTATGACCGCTGGGGACAAGAGGTGTTCCGCAGCGAGGATATCGATGAGACCTGGAACGGTAGAGGCCGTCAGAATAGCGGCTACTACGGTGAGAATGACAGTTTTGTCTACCACATCCGTGCTCGCTTGGAGGATGGTCAACGCATCGACAAAAGAGGCGTGATCACGCTACTCCGCTAG